In the genome of uncultured Celeribacter sp., the window AGACGATCGCCGGTCTTGGAGATTTGCAGGAAATTCATCGGCGGATCGGAGAACACCCGCGCCGTGGTCGCATCCACCGGCCGACGATAGACCTCGGGCGTCGGCCCGAATTGCGTCACGCGGCCCTCCCAGAGCGTCGCGGTGTTGCCGCCGAGCAAAAGCGCCTCTTCGGGTTCCGTCGTCGCATAGACAAAGATCGAGCCGGAGGCCTCAAAAATCTTCGGAATCTCGACGCGCAACTCTTCGCGCAGCTTGTAATCGAGGTTGGCGAGCGGCTCATCCAAGAGCACGAGGCCTGCGTTTTTCACCAACGCCCGCGCTAAAGCACAGCGTTGTTGTTGCCCGCCTGACAGTTCCAGAGGTTTGCGGTCCAGCATCGGCGTCAGCTTCATCAACTCTGCCGTTTCACGCACCCGCGCGTCGATCTCCGCCTTGTCCACGCCCATCAACTTCATCGGCGAGGCGATATTGTCGTACACGCTCATCGAGGGGTAGTTGATGAATTGCTGATACACCATCGCAACCTTGCGATCCTGCACCCGCATGCCGGTGACGTCTTGGCCGTCCCAGAAAATCCGCCCGGTGCTCGGTTGATCGAGCCCGGCCATCAGACGCATCAGCGAGGTCTTCCCCGACAGAGTCGGCCCCAGCAGAACGTTCATTGTTCCTTTTTCGAGCGTCAGATCGGTCGCGGCAATATGCGTTTGCCCCTCGACGATCTTCGATACGCCCTTCAGTTCCAGCGTCATTAGGTCCTCCTCCCCGCGCCTTATTGTCTTTGGCCTTTGGCTCTATTCAGCTGCGGCACGCCCCGCGCGGTGGGTCTTCATCCAGTCATCCAGATCATGGATCTGCGTTTCATCCAGACGCAGCCCAAGCTTTGAGCGGCGCCAAACAATATCCTCGGCCGTGCGCGCATATTCGCGCTCCATCAGCCATGTCACTTCGGTCTCGGTCAGGGTCGCGCCGAAATCGCGTCCGAGTGCCTCGACACTCTTTGCGTCTCCCAGCATTTCGCGCGCTTCTGTGCCGTAGGCGCGCACCAGACGTCGCGCCCAGAACGGTGTCAGAAATCCGAATTGCGCACGCAGCTCGGAGACAAGCCGGTCAAATCCGCCGACCGGGAAATCCCCGCCTGCGAGTGGCACCCCTGCCGTCCAG includes:
- a CDS encoding ABC transporter ATP-binding protein → MTLELKGVSKIVEGQTHIAATDLTLEKGTMNVLLGPTLSGKTSLMRLMAGLDQPSTGRIFWDGQDVTGMRVQDRKVAMVYQQFINYPSMSVYDNIASPMKLMGVDKAEIDARVRETAELMKLTPMLDRKPLELSGGQQQRCALARALVKNAGLVLLDEPLANLDYKLREELRVEIPKIFEASGSIFVYATTEPEEALLLGGNTATLWEGRVTQFGPTPEVYRRPVDATTARVFSDPPMNFLQISKTGDRLMFGDGQSTQATGKLSELADGRYTAGFRPNHLEIMQHAENAMKFTTNLHVTELTGSETFVHLDHHGARWVGLIHGVHDLEIGAALDVWLDPRHVYVFGEDGGLVAPAAYAMAA